In the Salvelinus fontinalis isolate EN_2023a chromosome 34, ASM2944872v1, whole genome shotgun sequence genome, one interval contains:
- the LOC129832865 gene encoding interleukin-2 receptor subunit beta-like isoform X2, with protein MMWSMLHLLFLLSVPPGFTHNIQGLFCVNDYINNITCVWNSSGIDPDVACQLRGIREDYENNFFQSSCDLKPLEGHSLGGCSFVFKGHYFSSNENLPSIKVECDGSEAVNLIKYTPIEHIKMHPPGSPVIINGINVTWSAGSPLSRKIFAYEFQVKVKREDQLWGEAKNLTRPKQEPWMELGVEESGIHHIRVRVKPTRPPSSHWSEWSPTASWTSEGKVSPTFESPDLTLWLVLSGAFFTLIVVMLLVFYKTHINNRKHQYVPDPAKYFQPLNSIHGGNFQKWLSPMFAPECFITAQPGEDISPVEVSGTEVWDVTDSTSSTTAAFLLHSDPNTPSDGWNSSGQSSCFSNTGYFYPSGLRIESCPVYFTYQEDHSSLYATTTSSSYELLELLSRLQSEPQSPDSGFGMESVEGKDQVEEEGKGKKERDVAPVDHHLPPLVLPVSLPAGIPPGPHHPLSLPQLPLQNPESNSAMAPSGSYNAWPVEAAPGRSSSMTVEPSCSGYLTINELQNTYSNKSI; from the exons ATGATGTGGTCCATGCTTCACCTGCTGTTCCTGCTCTCTGTCCCACCAGGCTTCACTCACAACATCCAGG GACTGTTTTGTGTGAATGACTACATCAACAACATCACCTGTGTGTGGAACAGCTCGGGAATAGATCCAGACGTGGCATGCCAGCTCCGCGGTATAAGAGAAGACTATGAAAACAATTTTTT CCAGAGTAGTTGCGATCTCAAACCCTTGGAAGGTCATTCTTTAGGAGGCTGCAGTTTTGTCTTCAAGGGCCAT TATTTCAGTTCAAACGAGAACCTCCCCAGCATTAAGGTGGAGTGTGACGGGTCTGAGGCGGTAAACCTCATAAAATACACACCTATCGAGCACA TTAAGATGCATCCTCCTGGTAGTCCGGTCATCATCAATGGGATTAATGTCACCTGGAGTGCTGGTAGTCCGCTGTCTAGGAAGATCTTTGCATATGAGTTCCAGGTGAAGGTGAAGAGGGAAGACCAGCTATGGGGG gaGGCCAAGAATTTGACCAGACCAAAGCAGGAACCGTGGATGGAGctgggtgtggaggagagtgggaTTCATCACATCAGGGTGAGAGTCAAGCCGACCCGTCCCCCCTCTAGCCACTGGAGTGAGTGGAGCCCCACTGCCTCCTGGACATCAGAGGGCAAGGTCTCACCAACCTTTG AGTCCCCggatctgactttgtggctggtgTTGAGCGGTGCGTTTTTCACTCTCATCGTTGTCATGTTGCTAGTCTTCTACAAAACACATATTAACAATAG GAAACACCAGTATGTGCCTGACCCCGCCAAGTACTTCCAGCCACTTAACTCTATCCATGGTGGAAACTTTCAG AAATGGCTGAGCCCCATGTTTGCTCCAGAGTGCTTCATCACCGCCCAGCCCGGCGAGGACATCTCCCCTGTGGAGGTGTCTGGAACAGAAGTCTGGGACGTCACCGACTCCACCAGCTCCACCACCGCGGCCTTCCTCCTACACTCTGACCCCAACACCCCCTCTGATGGCTGGAACAGCAGTGGCCAGTCCTCCTGCTTCTCCAACACCGGTTACTTCTACCCCAGCGGCCTCCGCATCGAGTCTTGTCCCGTCTACTTCACCTACCAGGAGGACCACAGCTCTCTCTACGCCAccaccacatcctcctcctatgaGCTCTTGGAACTTCTCAGTCGGCTGCAGAGCGAGCCCCAGAGCCCAGACTCTGGGTTCGGCATGGAGAGCGTAGAGGGGAAGGACCAGGTGGAGGAGGAAGGAAAGGGGAAGAAGGAAAGGGATGTGGCTCCAGTTGACCATCATTTACCCCCTCTTGTCCTACCAGTCTCCCTGCCTGCTGGGATCCCTCCAGGCCCTCACCATCCCCTGAGTCTCCCTCAACTCCCCCTTCAGAATCCTGAGTCTAACTCTGCCATGGCGCCTAGCGGCAGTTACAATGCCTGGCCTGTAGAGGCTGCTCCAGGCAGATCCTCCTCAATGACAGTGGAACCCAGTTGTAGCGGCTATTTGACCATTAATGAGCTGCAGAATACCTACAGCAACAAGTCTATTTGA
- the LOC129832865 gene encoding interleukin-2 receptor subunit beta-like isoform X1 has translation MMWSMLHLLFLLSVPPGFTHNIQGLFCVNDYINNITCVWNSSGIDPDVACQLRGIREDYENNFFQSSCDLKPLEGHSLGGCSFVFKGHYFSSNENLPSIKVECDGSEAVNLIKYTPIEHIKMHPPGSPVIINGINVTWSAGSPLSRKIFAYEFQVKVKREDQLWGEAKNLTRPKQEPWMELGVEESGIHHIRVRVKPTRPPSSHWSEWSPTASWTSEGKVSPTFAESPDLTLWLVLSGAFFTLIVVMLLVFYKTHINNRKHQYVPDPAKYFQPLNSIHGGNFQKWLSPMFAPECFITAQPGEDISPVEVSGTEVWDVTDSTSSTTAAFLLHSDPNTPSDGWNSSGQSSCFSNTGYFYPSGLRIESCPVYFTYQEDHSSLYATTTSSSYELLELLSRLQSEPQSPDSGFGMESVEGKDQVEEEGKGKKERDVAPVDHHLPPLVLPVSLPAGIPPGPHHPLSLPQLPLQNPESNSAMAPSGSYNAWPVEAAPGRSSSMTVEPSCSGYLTINELQNTYSNKSI, from the exons ATGATGTGGTCCATGCTTCACCTGCTGTTCCTGCTCTCTGTCCCACCAGGCTTCACTCACAACATCCAGG GACTGTTTTGTGTGAATGACTACATCAACAACATCACCTGTGTGTGGAACAGCTCGGGAATAGATCCAGACGTGGCATGCCAGCTCCGCGGTATAAGAGAAGACTATGAAAACAATTTTTT CCAGAGTAGTTGCGATCTCAAACCCTTGGAAGGTCATTCTTTAGGAGGCTGCAGTTTTGTCTTCAAGGGCCAT TATTTCAGTTCAAACGAGAACCTCCCCAGCATTAAGGTGGAGTGTGACGGGTCTGAGGCGGTAAACCTCATAAAATACACACCTATCGAGCACA TTAAGATGCATCCTCCTGGTAGTCCGGTCATCATCAATGGGATTAATGTCACCTGGAGTGCTGGTAGTCCGCTGTCTAGGAAGATCTTTGCATATGAGTTCCAGGTGAAGGTGAAGAGGGAAGACCAGCTATGGGGG gaGGCCAAGAATTTGACCAGACCAAAGCAGGAACCGTGGATGGAGctgggtgtggaggagagtgggaTTCATCACATCAGGGTGAGAGTCAAGCCGACCCGTCCCCCCTCTAGCCACTGGAGTGAGTGGAGCCCCACTGCCTCCTGGACATCAGAGGGCAAGGTCTCACCAACCTTTG CAGAGTCCCCggatctgactttgtggctggtgTTGAGCGGTGCGTTTTTCACTCTCATCGTTGTCATGTTGCTAGTCTTCTACAAAACACATATTAACAATAG GAAACACCAGTATGTGCCTGACCCCGCCAAGTACTTCCAGCCACTTAACTCTATCCATGGTGGAAACTTTCAG AAATGGCTGAGCCCCATGTTTGCTCCAGAGTGCTTCATCACCGCCCAGCCCGGCGAGGACATCTCCCCTGTGGAGGTGTCTGGAACAGAAGTCTGGGACGTCACCGACTCCACCAGCTCCACCACCGCGGCCTTCCTCCTACACTCTGACCCCAACACCCCCTCTGATGGCTGGAACAGCAGTGGCCAGTCCTCCTGCTTCTCCAACACCGGTTACTTCTACCCCAGCGGCCTCCGCATCGAGTCTTGTCCCGTCTACTTCACCTACCAGGAGGACCACAGCTCTCTCTACGCCAccaccacatcctcctcctatgaGCTCTTGGAACTTCTCAGTCGGCTGCAGAGCGAGCCCCAGAGCCCAGACTCTGGGTTCGGCATGGAGAGCGTAGAGGGGAAGGACCAGGTGGAGGAGGAAGGAAAGGGGAAGAAGGAAAGGGATGTGGCTCCAGTTGACCATCATTTACCCCCTCTTGTCCTACCAGTCTCCCTGCCTGCTGGGATCCCTCCAGGCCCTCACCATCCCCTGAGTCTCCCTCAACTCCCCCTTCAGAATCCTGAGTCTAACTCTGCCATGGCGCCTAGCGGCAGTTACAATGCCTGGCCTGTAGAGGCTGCTCCAGGCAGATCCTCCTCAATGACAGTGGAACCCAGTTGTAGCGGCTATTTGACCATTAATGAGCTGCAGAATACCTACAGCAACAAGTCTATTTGA